In a genomic window of Deltaproteobacteria bacterium:
- a CDS encoding type IIA DNA topoisomerase subunit B, which translates to MAATGYTAKDITVLEGLEPVRKRPAMYIGGTGKAGYHHLLWEIVDNAIDEVINKHATRIEVTLHADGKTVTVSDNGRGIPVDPIPKYKKPALEVILCTLHAGGKFDGKNYVHSGGLHGVGASVVNALSEELVAAVKRGGKTYTQRFSRGVPKTKLTASAGAKGTGTTITFRPDPDLFGDKLAFDPRVVRDRLEAKSYLHRGVRIVWRDETRRPAERAEFHHDDGIAEYLAKVIAERGKRAVPPGSKCLYLEVGGDHPIEVALQWTEATDEHIRSYVNGVPTPAGGTHENGLKTAVVKAVREYMTTHKLAPKGLTITADDVREGLVAILSVYVGEPQFQGQTKDRLNNPEVQPAVEAIVRPAVVNWLNANGSIADAIAARVIMSARAREASRAAAAQVKRKTAVSHRLNLPGKLADCASTDPSESELFLVEGDSAGGSAKQGRDRRTQAILPLRGKVLNAEQATTAKLLANKELQNIISALGTDFGPKFDISKLRYDRIFLLMDADADGHHIATLLLAFFYRHMPELIERGHVYLAQPPLYRIDIGKQTYWALDDLDKERILRDAPANARPSITRFKGLGEMSPNVLWETTLNPATRTALRVRVPDGERVMTDAVIADLLGKDAAARYRLITEGAPDVDELDL; encoded by the coding sequence ATGGCCGCGACCGGCTACACGGCGAAAGACATCACCGTCCTCGAAGGCCTCGAGCCGGTCCGCAAACGGCCGGCGATGTACATCGGCGGAACGGGCAAGGCCGGCTACCACCATCTGCTGTGGGAGATCGTCGACAACGCGATCGACGAGGTCATCAACAAGCACGCGACGCGCATCGAGGTGACGCTGCACGCCGACGGCAAGACCGTGACGGTGAGCGACAACGGTCGCGGCATTCCGGTCGACCCGATTCCGAAATACAAGAAGCCGGCGCTCGAAGTGATCCTGTGTACGCTCCACGCGGGCGGCAAGTTCGACGGCAAAAACTACGTCCACTCGGGCGGCCTGCACGGCGTCGGCGCGTCCGTCGTCAACGCCCTGTCCGAAGAGTTGGTCGCTGCGGTCAAGCGCGGAGGCAAGACCTACACCCAGCGGTTCAGCCGCGGCGTTCCCAAGACGAAGCTCACCGCGAGCGCGGGCGCCAAGGGCACCGGCACGACGATTACGTTCCGGCCGGACCCGGACCTCTTCGGGGACAAGCTCGCGTTCGATCCCAGGGTCGTGCGCGACCGGCTCGAGGCCAAGAGCTACCTGCACCGCGGCGTGCGGATCGTGTGGCGCGACGAGACGCGCCGGCCGGCCGAGCGCGCCGAGTTCCACCACGACGACGGCATCGCCGAGTACCTCGCAAAAGTCATCGCCGAACGCGGCAAGCGCGCGGTCCCGCCCGGCAGCAAATGCTTGTACCTCGAGGTGGGCGGCGACCACCCGATCGAGGTCGCGCTGCAGTGGACGGAGGCCACCGACGAGCACATCCGATCGTATGTCAACGGCGTGCCGACCCCCGCCGGCGGCACCCACGAAAACGGCCTCAAGACCGCCGTCGTCAAGGCGGTGCGCGAGTACATGACGACCCACAAGCTCGCGCCCAAAGGACTCACGATCACCGCGGACGACGTCCGAGAAGGACTCGTCGCGATCCTGTCCGTCTACGTCGGCGAGCCGCAATTTCAAGGTCAGACCAAAGACCGCCTCAACAACCCGGAAGTGCAGCCGGCCGTCGAAGCGATCGTGCGGCCCGCGGTCGTCAACTGGCTCAACGCGAACGGCTCGATCGCCGACGCCATCGCCGCGCGCGTCATCATGTCGGCACGCGCGCGCGAGGCGTCTCGGGCCGCGGCGGCGCAGGTCAAACGCAAGACCGCCGTGTCGCACCGGCTGAACCTGCCGGGCAAGCTCGCCGACTGTGCCTCCACCGATCCGTCCGAGAGCGAGCTGTTCCTCGTCGAGGGCGACTCGGCCGGCGGCTCGGCCAAGCAGGGCCGCGACCGCCGCACCCAGGCCATCCTTCCGCTTCGCGGCAAGGTGCTCAACGCCGAACAGGCGACGACCGCCAAGCTGCTGGCCAACAAGGAGCTGCAGAACATCATCAGCGCGCTGGGTACCGACTTCGGCCCGAAGTTCGACATCTCCAAGCTGCGCTACGACCGCATCTTCCTGCTGATGGACGCTGACGCCGACGGGCATCACATTGCGACGCTGCTGCTCGCGTTCTTCTATCGGCACATGCCCGAGCTGATCGAGCGCGGCCACGTGTACCTCGCGCAGCCGCCGCTGTACCGCATCGACATCGGCAAGCAGACGTACTGGGCGCTCGACGACCTCGACAAGGAGCGCATCTTGCGCGACGCGCCCGCAAACGCTCGGCCGTCGATCACCCGGTTCAAGGGGCTCGGCGAGATGAGCCCGAACGTGCTGTGGGAAACGACGCTCAACCCGGCGACGCGCACGGCGCTGCGCGTGCGCGTTCCCGACGGAGAACGCGTCATGACCGACGCGGTCATCGCCGACCTGCTCGGAAAAGACGCCGCCGCGCGCTACCGGCTCATCACCGAGGGCGCGCCGGACGTCGACGAGTTGGACCTGTAG